The Acidobacteriota bacterium genome has a segment encoding these proteins:
- a CDS encoding XRE family transcriptional regulator translates to MDEYARFFQALGKRIRELRRKRELTQEDMISYHFSTRHWQQIEAGRPITVTTLLRVCKALKVSISDLVRGLDKQI, encoded by the coding sequence GTGGATGAATATGCGCGTTTCTTTCAGGCACTTGGCAAGCGAATTCGCGAATTGCGCAGGAAGCGAGAGCTCACTCAGGAAGACATGATCTCTTACCATTTCTCCACTCGTCACTGGCAGCAAATCGAGGCAGGCCGGCCGATTACGGTGACGACGCTCTTGCGTGTTTGCAAAGCCTTGAAGGTTTCCATTTCAGATTTGGTGCGCGGCTTAGACAAGCAGATTTGA
- a CDS encoding zf-HC2 domain-containing protein encodes MILMTCKELEVLTTEYLENALPSPKRLDFEAHLKECPSCQKYLGEMRALIEASHKLGGKLDDEWRTQATQTQGEFFEKLQARLLKKPSAAKEWYRKLSPVAALVLVVAVIVGAWIHHRSVVRTPRNLTIDLSQWLTLRGPQQPVQKPIQLERAPLNLAIRLPLGNEPGEYQVALRRGGTTLVTATSYGKFEDHVTTLHLRVDCSGLKTGHYILAIRKDNWDWQEFPAVVP; translated from the coding sequence ATGATTCTCATGACGTGTAAAGAACTGGAAGTCCTTACAACCGAGTATCTTGAGAATGCTCTACCCTCGCCCAAGCGGCTGGACTTTGAGGCGCACCTGAAGGAGTGTCCGAGCTGCCAGAAATACCTCGGAGAAATGCGCGCTTTGATCGAAGCATCACATAAGCTGGGCGGAAAGCTCGATGATGAATGGCGCACACAGGCTACTCAGACCCAAGGGGAGTTCTTTGAAAAATTGCAGGCCCGATTGCTGAAGAAACCAAGTGCCGCAAAGGAGTGGTATCGAAAACTGTCTCCGGTGGCTGCCTTAGTGCTGGTTGTTGCGGTTATAGTCGGCGCATGGATTCATCACCGATCTGTAGTGAGGACTCCAAGGAATCTGACGATTGACCTCAGCCAGTGGCTCACCTTGCGTGGTCCGCAACAGCCTGTGCAGAAGCCGATCCAACTCGAGCGCGCACCGCTCAATCTGGCGATTCGTCTCCCTCTGGGCAACGAACCGGGAGAATACCAAGTGGCTCTCCGGCGGGGCGGAACAACTCTTGTTACAGCAACGAGCTACGGAAAGTTTGAGGATCACGTCACAACCCTCCACCTGAGGGTGGACTGTAGCGGCTTGAAAACCGGCCACTATATTCTGGCAATCCGGAAGGACAATTGGGATTGGCAGGAATTTCCAGCAGTCGTGCCTTGA
- a CDS encoding sigma-70 family RNA polymerase sigma factor, with protein MTGETDVQEWIRDLWVRYQGLLLELANYHLRDRDRAQEVVQDTWVDFMKSLGRFEGRCSPKTWLVQILRRRLKKELRHMIFRRAREAALRIEEAWRYHNPGEGGAGFGSWRENPERALLVEERLECVFRVSRILPGRQAEVWILRDVRQWTSEEVSTALTITQENQRILLHRARQRLRSEMERYFGQTSKGQSRRDDSHDV; from the coding sequence ATGACCGGCGAGACAGACGTGCAGGAGTGGATCAGGGATCTCTGGGTTCGTTACCAGGGCCTATTGCTCGAACTCGCCAACTACCACCTTCGCGACCGGGATCGCGCCCAAGAGGTGGTCCAAGACACATGGGTGGACTTCATGAAAAGTCTTGGCAGGTTTGAAGGGCGATGTTCGCCGAAGACTTGGCTCGTACAGATCCTTAGGCGTCGCCTCAAGAAGGAACTACGTCACATGATTTTCAGGCGGGCACGGGAGGCCGCGCTCAGAATTGAAGAGGCTTGGCGTTATCATAATCCGGGGGAAGGCGGAGCAGGTTTCGGAAGTTGGCGCGAAAACCCCGAGCGAGCATTACTAGTGGAGGAGCGGCTGGAATGTGTCTTCCGGGTAAGTCGCATTCTTCCCGGACGACAAGCGGAAGTGTGGATTCTGAGGGACGTCCGGCAGTGGACCTCGGAAGAGGTCTCGACGGCTCTCACCATCACGCAGGAAAACCAGCGAATCTTGCTGCACCGCGCGCGGCAGCGGTTAAGATCGGAGATGGAGCGCTACTTCGGGCAGACTTCAAAGGGTCAATCCCGTCGCGATGATTCTCATGACGTGTAA
- a CDS encoding carboxypeptidase regulatory-like domain-containing protein: protein MSYFTHGSEPVEKRVGFDRILRRSALAISMVSVLPCFLLAQVSASISGTVRDQSGASLPGAVVTGRNLETGLVRRAVTDDQGRYDLLSLPVGVYEVRAEKAEFQAEARRGLSLSVGQEAVIDFTLPVGGAKLQITVTAEAPALSAATSGVSGLVGERQVKDLPLNGRSFDELLTLNPGIVNYTNEKTGGVGISNSAVANMFAVSGRRPQENLFLLNGVEFTGLAEINLQPGGASGQLLGVDAVREFNVLTDTYGAEYGKRPGAQVSIVTESGSNALHGSAYEFLRNSALDARNFFDQGAIPNFQRSQFGGSLGGPIQKNKTFAFGNYEGYRQHLGLSDVTLVPDTNARNGILPGPGGSQVNVGVAPGVEPLLALWPAQNGPELGGGIAEVFSHPLQTVREDFGTSRLDHIFSERDTLSGAYTIDDSADVTPTSNPLSLDLETLREQVLSLEETHVFSHTLVNTARLGFSRAAYFFTGKPAVSVPGFVVGKPVGAVVIGGSATPNSQSQITLAGSNIGSNLSAARNLFTYEDKLMLTRGKHQITAGAWFERDQSNDTWALAQYGQAVFSSLTTFLQGTVTAFSATPAPTPLGWRSWEGAAYFQDNIRLRPHLTLAAGFRVEFTDGWNEATGRAANYVFDSNGVIETNPKIGHSIFTVNHAKFLPQPRLGLAWDPLGNNKTVVRAGFGLYNDLQEGLGYRLDQNAPFNTSFILKGVPVSSLAITPTAPLPAGAKVAPAGIQPSLFTPTIEAYTFSIAHDLGHSTVLTVGYVGSHAYHEIVSIDTNEPVPTVCPAAPCPGTLPAGTTYIPPGAPLANPHLANSWSWFSEGTSSYNALRLDVNHRFSGGLQLRGVYTWSKSLDDGDTLNGSAAANAPGLVENPGTLALDWGPSTFDVRNSIVINGSYELPIGRGRKFLHSSRGWRDKLISGWMLNGIETWQTGFPFTPQLSFNPSNNGDTRNPVRPSLNPAFSGPVILGSPNQYFNPNAFIVPHNGTYGNLGRDTFTGPGLATLDFSILKDTRIGEKLTLQFRGEFFNVFNHPNFNTPNLIVFTSPAGIPSTAAGVVTSTSTTSRQIQLGVKLTW from the coding sequence ATGAGTTACTTCACGCATGGGAGTGAGCCCGTGGAAAAACGAGTTGGATTCGACCGCATTCTCCGCCGCAGCGCGCTGGCTATCTCGATGGTTTCAGTTTTGCCATGCTTCCTGCTCGCCCAGGTTTCCGCATCCATCAGCGGCACGGTGCGGGACCAGTCAGGCGCGAGCTTGCCCGGCGCCGTCGTAACCGGCCGAAATTTGGAAACGGGCTTGGTTCGCCGGGCGGTCACGGACGACCAAGGACGCTACGACTTGCTTTCATTGCCTGTGGGAGTTTACGAGGTGAGAGCGGAAAAGGCTGAGTTTCAGGCCGAGGCCCGCCGCGGATTGAGTCTTTCGGTCGGACAGGAAGCAGTGATCGATTTCACCTTGCCCGTGGGAGGCGCGAAGCTACAAATCACCGTGACCGCCGAAGCGCCAGCCCTCAGCGCGGCGACGAGCGGTGTATCTGGCCTCGTGGGCGAGCGCCAAGTGAAGGATCTGCCGCTGAACGGGCGCAGTTTTGACGAGCTTTTGACGCTCAATCCCGGCATCGTGAATTACACCAATGAAAAAACCGGCGGCGTGGGCATTTCCAACTCCGCCGTGGCGAATATGTTTGCGGTGTCGGGCCGCCGGCCGCAGGAGAACCTTTTCCTCCTGAACGGAGTTGAATTCACCGGCTTGGCGGAGATCAACTTGCAGCCCGGCGGCGCGAGCGGGCAACTCCTGGGCGTGGATGCGGTGCGGGAGTTCAACGTGCTGACGGACACTTATGGCGCCGAGTATGGCAAGCGGCCCGGGGCGCAGGTGAGCATCGTCACCGAGTCGGGCTCAAACGCTCTGCACGGCTCGGCCTATGAATTCCTCCGCAACAGCGCGCTTGACGCGCGCAACTTTTTCGACCAGGGGGCCATTCCCAATTTCCAGCGTAGCCAGTTTGGCGGCTCCCTCGGGGGGCCGATCCAAAAGAACAAGACTTTCGCTTTCGGCAACTACGAAGGGTATCGCCAGCACTTGGGACTGAGCGACGTCACCCTTGTCCCGGACACGAACGCGCGCAACGGTATCCTTCCCGGCCCGGGCGGAAGTCAGGTGAATGTGGGCGTCGCACCCGGAGTCGAGCCTCTGCTCGCGCTTTGGCCGGCCCAGAACGGGCCGGAATTGGGCGGCGGCATCGCTGAAGTTTTCAGCCATCCCCTGCAAACCGTGCGCGAAGATTTTGGGACCTCGCGCCTGGACCACATCTTTTCCGAGCGCGACACTCTGAGCGGGGCGTACACCATTGACGACAGCGCCGACGTGACGCCCACTTCCAATCCCTTGAGCCTTGACCTCGAGACCTTGCGCGAGCAGGTGCTGAGCCTCGAAGAGACTCACGTCTTCTCGCATACCCTGGTGAACACAGCGCGCCTCGGTTTTTCTCGCGCCGCATATTTCTTTACCGGAAAACCGGCCGTCAGTGTTCCCGGCTTTGTGGTTGGAAAGCCGGTGGGCGCTGTGGTGATCGGCGGCAGCGCCACGCCCAATTCGCAGAGTCAGATCACGCTGGCGGGCAGCAACATCGGCAGCAACCTATCTGCGGCGCGAAATCTCTTCACTTACGAGGACAAATTGATGCTCACCCGGGGAAAGCACCAAATCACGGCGGGCGCGTGGTTCGAGCGCGACCAGTCCAATGACACTTGGGCGCTCGCGCAGTACGGCCAGGCCGTGTTCTCCAGCCTTACCACCTTCCTTCAAGGCACGGTGACGGCATTCAGCGCCACACCCGCTCCTACCCCGCTCGGTTGGCGGTCGTGGGAAGGCGCGGCGTATTTTCAGGACAATATTCGTCTTCGGCCCCATCTGACTCTGGCCGCCGGCTTCCGTGTGGAGTTCACCGACGGATGGAATGAGGCGACGGGCCGCGCCGCCAATTACGTTTTCGACTCGAACGGCGTGATTGAAACCAATCCGAAAATCGGGCATTCCATATTTACGGTGAACCATGCCAAGTTCTTGCCCCAACCTCGGCTCGGCTTGGCCTGGGACCCGCTGGGAAACAATAAGACCGTGGTCCGCGCCGGCTTCGGTCTTTATAACGACCTGCAGGAAGGGCTTGGATATCGCCTGGACCAAAACGCGCCTTTCAATACTTCATTCATTTTGAAGGGCGTGCCGGTGTCATCGCTCGCAATCACGCCGACCGCCCCGCTCCCCGCAGGCGCCAAAGTGGCCCCGGCGGGAATTCAGCCCAGCCTTTTCACGCCGACCATTGAAGCCTACACTTTCAGCATCGCTCACGACCTGGGCCATAGCACCGTGCTGACCGTGGGCTACGTGGGATCGCACGCCTATCACGAGATTGTGAGCATTGACACCAATGAGCCCGTCCCCACAGTTTGCCCCGCTGCCCCTTGCCCTGGGACGCTTCCTGCCGGAACCACTTACATTCCCCCCGGCGCGCCACTGGCCAATCCCCATCTTGCCAATTCCTGGAGCTGGTTTTCCGAGGGTACAAGCTCCTACAACGCTCTGCGCCTGGACGTAAACCATCGCTTCAGCGGCGGGCTCCAACTGCGGGGCGTCTACACTTGGTCGAAAAGTCTGGATGACGGCGATACGCTGAATGGCAGCGCGGCGGCCAACGCGCCGGGGCTGGTGGAGAACCCGGGCACGCTCGCGCTCGATTGGGGGCCATCTACCTTCGATGTTCGGAACTCGATAGTGATTAACGGCAGTTACGAGCTGCCCATCGGCCGCGGCAGGAAATTCCTCCACAGCTCGCGAGGGTGGCGCGACAAACTGATTTCCGGTTGGATGTTGAACGGCATTGAAACCTGGCAAACCGGATTCCCTTTCACGCCCCAGTTGAGCTTTAACCCCTCGAATAACGGTGACACTCGTAATCCCGTCCGCCCTTCGCTGAACCCGGCGTTTTCCGGGCCGGTAATTTTGGGAAGCCCCAACCAGTATTTCAACCCCAATGCCTTCATCGTGCCGCACAATGGCACTTACGGCAATCTGGGCCGCGATACTTTCACCGGGCCGGGGCTGGCCACGCTTGATTTCTCCATTTTGAAAGACACGCGAATAGGCGAGAAACTTACCCTGCAATTTCGCGGCGAGTTCTTTAACGTCTTCAATCACCCCAATTTCAATACGCCGAACCTGATCGTCTTCACCTCGCCTGCCGGAATTCCCTCCACCGCCGCAGGCGTCGTCACCAGCACATCCACCACGTCGCGGCAAATCCAACTCGGGGTCAAGCTAACCTGGTAG
- a CDS encoding DUF362 domain-containing protein yields the protein MTSRAGLGGSLGTAARTANSLPFLVPRYDCDRRPARSRVAILPVTEYSEKLSDVLWKGLELFNPSVTGKSVLLKPNLVDYVPGAAINTHPLLIVAAAECFRGLGAKRVTVAEGPGHQRDTQLVLRTTALEQHLKEQRIRFVDLNRDDVVKVRLRAGYSRLKHLWLPRTVLEADFIVSMPKVKTHHWSGVTLSMKNMFGVVPGVKYGWPKNLLHWRGIQQSIVDLVATVRIHFVIADAIVCMEGNGPLSGTARRLEQIVLSDDPVAADATCARLMGLAPDRVPHIAETAKFLGNLSSDRIEQLAALVDSPPAPFQTVPEFEHLRATRRGSM from the coding sequence ATGACCAGCCGTGCCGGACTTGGAGGCTCGCTTGGCACCGCGGCTCGCACGGCGAATTCCTTGCCTTTTCTGGTACCTCGTTACGATTGTGATCGCAGGCCCGCGCGCTCGCGCGTCGCAATTCTACCGGTGACCGAATACTCCGAAAAACTCTCGGACGTGCTGTGGAAAGGACTCGAATTGTTTAATCCGAGCGTCACTGGCAAATCCGTTCTTCTGAAGCCCAACCTTGTTGATTACGTTCCAGGAGCCGCGATCAACACGCACCCGCTTCTCATCGTCGCGGCGGCCGAGTGTTTCCGCGGTCTGGGCGCCAAGCGAGTCACCGTGGCCGAGGGCCCAGGCCATCAGCGGGACACTCAACTGGTGCTTCGGACAACTGCCTTGGAGCAACACCTCAAAGAACAACGGATTCGTTTTGTAGATCTCAATCGCGATGACGTCGTGAAGGTTCGTCTTCGGGCCGGCTATTCGCGCCTCAAGCACCTTTGGCTGCCGCGCACAGTGCTTGAGGCGGACTTCATCGTATCCATGCCCAAAGTGAAAACTCATCACTGGAGCGGAGTGACCCTGAGCATGAAGAACATGTTCGGCGTGGTGCCAGGTGTGAAGTATGGATGGCCGAAGAACTTGTTGCACTGGCGCGGCATCCAGCAAAGCATTGTCGACCTCGTAGCGACGGTGCGTATCCATTTCGTCATCGCCGATGCAATCGTGTGCATGGAAGGTAATGGCCCGCTCTCAGGAACCGCCCGGCGGCTGGAACAAATTGTTCTTTCTGATGACCCGGTTGCTGCCGACGCAACCTGCGCCAGACTGATGGGCCTTGCCCCTGATCGTGTTCCCCACATCGCGGAAACAGCAAAGTTCCTGGGCAACTTGTCGTCAGACCGGATCGAACAGTTAGCTGCCCTCGTTGACTCTCCTCCCGCCCCGTTCCAAACCGTACCCGAGTTTGAGCACCTGCGTGCCACACGTCGGGGCTCGATGTAA